The following are from one region of the Nicotiana tabacum cultivar K326 chromosome 3, ASM71507v2, whole genome shotgun sequence genome:
- the LOC107793377 gene encoding ras-related protein RABF2a — protein sequence MATSGNKNMNAKLVLLGDVGAGKSSLVLRFVKGQFIEFQESTIGAAFFSQTVAVNDATVKFEIWDTAGQERYHSLAPMYYRGAAAAIIVFDITNQASFDRAKKWVQELQAQGNPNMVMALAGNKADLLDARKVAAEEAQTYAQENGLFFMETSAKTASNVNDIFYEIANRLPRLQPAQNPSGMVLMDRPAQTPASASCCS from the exons ATGGCAACCAGTGGAAACAAGAATATGAACGCCAAATTG GTGCTTCTTGGAGATGTTGGAGCTGGAAAATCTAGTCTAGTTCTGCGTTTTGTTAAAGGACAATTTATTGAATTTCAG GAATCAACTATTGGTGCCGCATTTTTCTCCCAAACAGTAGCAGTAAATGATGCAACTGTAAAATTTGAAATATGGGACACAGCAGGCCAAGAGAGATACCACAGTCTTGCTCCAATGTACTATAGAGGAGCTGCGGCTGCTATAATTGTTTTTGATATCACAAATCAA gCATCATTTGATAGAGCAAAAAAGTGGGTTCAGGAGCTTCAGGCACAAG GTAATCCAAATATGGTGATGGCACTTGCGGGGAATAAGGCAGATTTGTTAGATGCAAGAAAAGTGGCTGCAGAG GAAGCACAAACATATGCCCAGGAGAATGGTCTTTTCTTCATGGAAACATCTGCAAAAACTGCATCTAATGTTAATGACATTTTCTATGAAATAG CAAATAGACTGCCTCGGCTTCAGCCAGCACAAAATCCATCTGGGATGGTTCTTATGGATAGGCCTGCTCAAACACCGGCTAGTGCTTCTTGTTGCTCTTAA
- the LOC107793375 gene encoding putative aspartyl protease At4g16563, with protein MAINTSFPFALFHGKKSFLRKMKTPFRLITFFLIFFFLSSALLHFNQCYAKERTPSSSLVLSLTRSKNSLSIPKSSYNSVKKTFETLDDIMEPLREVRDGYLITLNLGTPPQIIQVYMDTGSDLTWVPCGNLSFDCIDCDDYKNHKLMSSFSPSFSSSSSRDFCDSHSCINIHSSDNAFDQCTVAGCSLSSLLKGTCSRPCPSFAYTYGEGVVTGTLTRDTLRVHSNPNSNIREVQKFVFGCVGTTYREPIGIVGFGKGPLSLPSQLGFLQKGFSHCFLPFKFANNPNMSSPLVVGQQAISSKENFQFTPMLKSSMYPNFYYIGLEAITVGNGGATAQVPLALREVDSLGNGGMLIDSGTTYTHLPEPFYSNLLTALESSINYPRAEEVEARTGFDLCYKLPCPSNNINTLATDDFPLITFHFLNNVSLVLPNGNNFYAMGAPRNSTVVKCLLFQSMEDSEEGPAGIFGSFQQQNVEVVYDLEKERIGFQNTDCAAAAASHGLHKK; from the coding sequence ATGGCTATAAATACCAGCTTCCCCTTTGCCTTATTTCATGGGAAGAAATCatttttaaggaaaatgaaaacaCCTTTCCGCCTCATAACTTTCTTCTtgatcttcttttttctttctagtGCATTGCTTCATTTCAACCAATGCTATGCTAAGGAAAGAACCCCTTCTTCTTCGTTGGTGTTAAGTTTAACTCGTTCGAAAAATAGCCTTTCGATTCCCAAGTCTTCGTATAACTCGGTGAAAAAAACCTTTGAGACATTGGACGACATAATGGAGCCATTGAGAGAAGTGAGGGATGGTTATTTGATAACTTTGAATTTGGGAACACCCCCACAAATTATCCAAGTGTATATGGATACAGGGAGTGACCTTACTTGGGTACCTTGTGGAAACCTATCCTTCGATTGTATAGATTGTGATGATTATAAGAATCACAAGTTAATGTCAAGCTTCTCTCCTTcattttcatcttcttcctctagGGATTTTTGTGATAGCCACTCTTGTATTAATATCCATAGCTCCGATAACGCGTTCGATCAATGCACAGTCGCCGGATGCTCTTTAAGTAGCCTACTTAAGGGCACTTGCTCAAGACCATGTCCTTCTTTTGCTTACACCTATGGTGAAGGTGTTGTAACTGGAACCCTAACTAGGGATACCCTAAGAGTACATTCAAACCCTAATTCTAATATTAGGGAAGTCCAAAAGTTTGTCTTTGGATGTGTTGGAACAACTTATAGAGAGCCTATTGGGATTGTAGGGTTTGGGAAAGGTCCACTTTCTTTACCTTCTCAATTAGGGTTTCTTCAAAAGGGTTTTTCACATTGCTTCTTGCCTTTCAAGTTTGCAAATAACCCTAATATGTCAAGCCCTCTAGTTGTAGGTCAAcaagctatttcttctaaagaaAATTTCCAATTTACTCCTATGTTGAAAAGCTCTATGTACCCTAACTTCTATTACATTGGCCTAGAGGCCATAACTGTGGGGAATGGTGGTGCCACTGCACAAGTACCCTTAGCCTTGAGAGAAGTTGATTCTTTAGGCAATGGGGGAATGTTGATTGATTCTGGAACCACTTATACTCACTTACCTGAGCCATTCTACTCGAATCTTCTCACCGCTCTTGAATCATCGATAAATTACCCACGAGCAGAGGAAGTCGAGGCACGAACAGGATTTGATCTTTGTTACAAGCTCCCATGCCCTAGTAACAACATTAATACTCTAGCTACCGATGATTTCCCTTTAATTACATTCCATTTCTTGAACAATGTGAGTCTTGTTTTGCCCAATGGGAATAATTTCTATGCAATGGGTGCACCAAGAAATTCAACAGTGGTGAAATGCTTGTTGTTCCAAAGCATGGAAGATTCTGAAGAGGGGCCAGCTGGGATTTTTGGAAGCTTCCAACAGCAAAATGTGGAAGTTGTGTATGACTTGGAGAAGGAAAGGATTGGATTTCAAAACACTGATTGTGCCGCAGCTGCAGCTTCTCATGGACTTCACaagaaataa